The nucleotide window ATAAATTTCACATAATAAGTGTATGATTTGTACAATGAAAATTCTAAAATGTTGCTGAGATTGATGCTTTAACTAAAAAAGTTTAAagagatctaaataaatagacgTTTCATGTTCATGGAatggaaaactcaatattgttgaGATGCCAGTGTTCTCCAAATTGATCTGAAAATTGAGTACATTCTCTGGTAAAATCCCAGCAgacttttttgaagaaattggCTGGCcaattctaaaatgtatgtggacattcaaaggacctagaatatccaaaacaattttgaaaaggaagaacaaacttGGAGGATTTTCACTACCCAATTTCAAAAATTACTATCAAGCCATGATGTGGTATTGGTACAACAAGAAACGTATAGATCAGGGACTTcgttggtggtccagtggttaagacttcaccttccaacgcagggggtgcgggCTCGATTCCTggtctggtcggggagctaagatcccactgGCTTgctgccaaaaaaccaaaacataaaagagaagcagtattgtaacaaattcaacaaagattttaaaaatggtccatatcaaaaaaaaaaaaaaatcttaaaaaaacagcatgtagatcaatggaacagaattgcaagccagaaataaatccttatatttatggtcagttgattttgaCGGAAGTGCCAAGACAGTTCAACAGGGAAAGGATaggtttttcaacaaatggtgctaggacaatTGGATATTGACAAGCAAAAAAATGAACTTAGACCCTTTCTTCACATGAccaaaaattaactcacaatGGATCACAGAATGAAAATActacccacagaatgggagaaaatatttgcaaatcttacGTATGATAAGGgatttatatctagaatatataaagaacttgtacaattcaaaaaacaaaaagacaacctggtTAAAAAAGGAGCAAAGATCTTGAGTAGACATTTGTccaacaaagatatacaaatggacagTAAGCATGTCAACAATGAAACGATGCTTAACATCATTggctattagggaaatgcaaatcaaaactacggtTAGATAATACTTCACATCCCGTAGGATagtgataatttaaaaaacaaatagtaagtgttggtgaggatgtggagaaattggaatcctggTCCcccgctggtgggaatgtaaaacggtacagttgctatggaaaacagtttgtttggtttttttccagaTTTAGCGCTACAATCTTTTATAACCATAGAAGGTAGCTGGAAATACTAGATGCTAACAGACAATATGATACATAACCCCTGGGGTAGGAGTCAGCAGGGAGTGTGACAGAGACCACCTGTTTAGACTCAGAGCCTTTCAATGGACTGCTGGATGGATTGGATCTGCTGCTTCAGTTGTGAGCGTTCTTTGATGGTGACAGAACAGGCGATGACAGGCCTGGAGACCCCACCGGCTCGCCCCAGGGCCTGCTTGGAGCGCACAAACACACAGGGCACGTTCTTGTCCTCACATAGCAGTGGGACGTGCAGGATGATCTCCAGGGGCTCGGCGTCTGCAGCCATCACAATGAACTCAGAGATGCCTCTGTTGAGGGTTTTGGTGGCCTCACTGGCTCCTTTTCGAAGCTGCTTGTAGTTACATGATTGCTGAACGAGGTCCAATAGTTTCTTGGTGAGGTGGGCATCTGCAAGAGGGTAGGCCTTCAGATTTACATCAGCCTCAATCATGGCTCCAGTTCCATGGTATTGTCATTGGTCAAGGAGCACAGGTGATGTCAGAGTTGGAGCCCTCACCGCTGCAGAAagctctatggaaaacagtttgacagtgcCTCAAATGTTCATTACTTTATAACTCAGCAATTACAGTCatatgttacacacacacacataatatatatatgcccaagaaaaatgaaaaataaatccacaccaaaacatgtacatgaatgttcatagcagcactggtcataatagctaaaaggtggaaacaacccaaatgttcatcaactggtgaatggaacAACTGATAAAATGTGGTAAATCCATGCAATGGAGTGTTACTtggcaacaaaaaggaatgaagtattgatatttgctacagcttggatgaaacttgaaaaacactgatgttaagtgaaagaagccagaggcaaaaggccatatattgtataattccatttatatgacatgtccagaagaggcaaatccatagagacagaaagtagattagtggctgccagtggccgggggagggggaaatgagaagtgactgctaatgggtttctttctgggataatgaaaatgttctaaaattagatagtagTGAATAGTtgcataactctgtgaatatactaaaaaaccattgaattgtacactttaaataggtgaattatatgatatgtgaattatagctcaataaaactttttattgttactttttaaaatatttatttatttatttggctgctctgggtcttagttgcggcatgtgagattttcgttgcggcatgcaggatcttttagttgtggcatgcgggatctagttccctgaccagggattgaacccgggccccctgcattgggagagtggagtcttaaccactagactaccagggaagtcccaaagctgttttaaaaatggaCCTAAAttcaagagctaaaactataaaacccctAAAAGAAGACATAGGAGAAACTATTTATTTGTTTCAGATTGGGCAGAGTTCTTTGATACAGTGCCAAAAGCAAAATCCATAagagaaaaaactgataaattggatttcttccaaattaaaaatgtttctactTCAAAAGACAAcattaaggaaatgaaaggaCAAGCCACCTTctgaatgaaaatatttgcaaaacacataaagGATTTACTTCCAGAATATATTGAGAACTTtttacagctcaatattaagaagaaagacaacccaatttacgAATGGACAAAAGagatgaatagacatttcaccaaagaagatataggaatggccaataaatacatggaaagatgctcagcatcagtagttattagggaaatgcaattaaaaccacaatgagataacacttcaAAACCACTAGGAgagcaataataaaaaagacaatatcaagtgttggtgagaatgcagagaaattggaatccttgtgcattgtggatgggaatgtaaaatgataacagccagtttggaaaagagtttgggagtgtcttaaaaagttagggacttccctggtggcacagtggttaagaatccacctgccaatgcgggggacacgggttcaagccctggtctggaaagatcccacatgctgcggagcaactaagcccacaagccacaactacagagcctgcttTGGGCTTACATTGGAGAAATACAAACTCCCTAATTGTATGTCAACTAGGGAGTTTTACTGGCTCTTCAGCTCACCAATCCCTGCCTTCCTCTGTCTTAATGTCTCTTTTCCTCTTACCTCTCCTTTTTTGGACTCTTCTGTTTATTATTTCCCCTGATAATAAAAACaacttactgggacttccctggtggtccagtggctaagaatctgtgctcccaacgcagggggcccgggttcaatcccaggtcagggaactagatcctgcacgccgcaactaaaatcctgcatgccacaacaaagatcccacatgccacaactaagacccagcacagccaagtaaataaataaataaaacaaattacaaaGTAGTTTGAGTGCCAttaacaaacaacaaaagcaccCATACTTTTGGTGTGCCATTCTCCATTCTAAGTAGCTCATGAATGTATATTCCAAAAAAAGATCAAGCTTTCCCTAAGAGGAGTTCTGGTGCCAACTCCTAAGATAAAATGCCTTTCATTCCACCTCCTTCCAGAAGAAAAGGTTATTCACTGAGTTTGAGGCAAAGAAGGGATACCCAGGTAAAAAGATACGGCAGGTGGTTAAAGATTTGGACTGAAACTCCAAAGAAAGATCAGAGACAAAGGTTTGGGAGTTGAGGATGGCAAAGGAGGGCCAACGTGTATTAATTGCCCACTGGGCCTAGCCAGCTGCATAAATGTTATCTTATTAGATCCCAACAGCAATCCTTGGAAagaggtattattatctccattttgcaaataAAGAAGCCAAtgcgggacttctctggtggtccagtgggtaagaatccacgcagggggcctgggttcgatccctgcttggggaactagatcccgcatgcatgccacaactaagagtttgcatgccgcagaGAAGATCCCCTGTGCCgccaactaagacccggcgcaaccaaaataataaataaataaataaagccaatgctcaaaaaagttaaatgatttgtcctaggtcacacagctggtagacGGTGGCATCAGGATCAAATCCAGCTCTGTCTTAAGTCAAAGCCTTTGCTGTGATTctgtgaggaagagagagagaggaagaatgaaagaaaaggagaggatgGGGCTCTTAGAGACAGATCCATGTTTGGGGCTGGGTGGAAAAGTGGGGCAAGAAGAGGAAGACTCAGAAATTAGTGTTGAAGTCTTCTGAGCATTCGCAAGGTGAATGAATTGTGGGAAAAGACAGTTGGCCTGGTTGGTATTCCAGAGAAGAGTTTCATGCAGTGGTGGAAACTGTTGTAAagatttgaggggaaaaaaaaaaagatttgaggaGTTGTTGGATGTGGGGTGGGAGTAGACAGAGGATGAACtggtggatgggtggatgtatgtgggtgggtggatggatgaatgggtgagtGGGTGGGTCTTAAGGCACGGCAGATGGAacttgtttttgtatttgtttttttagtCAGGGAGAGAAGACATTTGTAGAATGAGGCAAGTAGAAAGCCAGCGGAGAGAGGGGAgtagaaatcttgagaaagaacgaTGGTTTCTGATGAGGTCTGGAGGACATAGAGGCAGTTGGGAATGAGAACCCAGGTGAAGAAGTTAACCTTGGAATGGGGAAAAGAGGAATATCTTCTTGAGACGGCAAGAAAGTATGAATAGAAGTATGGGGAGGTTGTAAGGTGATGAAACTTTCGTAATGGAGaagggtttgggggttttttggggggctgtGTGCGGCATGCAAAATCAtaatccccaaccagggatcgaacccatgccccctgcagtggaagcacagagtcttaaccactggacagccagggaagtccctggagaagGGTTTTGAGGGAGTGccacaaaggaaaaggaagacgGGTAGAGGGGTCTGGTTTGGGGACTTGAGAATGTGGGAAAGTTTTGGGTCCTTTGATATGTGCCTTGCTCTaaatactgtaaagctacagttgTTAAAACTATATTGTACTAGTTCAGAATAGAATAGAATCCAGATCTAGGTATATATAGCGTGATAAAAATAGCATTTCAAATTAGTGGGGGAAATGGAATAGTCAGTAAATGGTGTTAGTAAAATTtcctatttggaaaaaaaaaaattcttatcccATACAGTCCATGAGGACAAATTCCAGATGTAAAAACAatcaaatagaaagaaagaaaaaaaaaaaaagcaggcaagCAACATAAACTAGAAAGAGTAGGGAGTGTTTATCAGTAGGGAAACAGTTAATTCAATCTGGACACTCATTGGGATTACAGTGTAATCATTAAGAGTACACACAGGCTCTGGAATAAAAATAGCTGGATTTGGGGCCTGACActgcctcttactagctgtgtgaccttggacaaagtaCTTAAACTGTCTGTGCATTCAATTCCTCtttggtaaaattaaaaaaaaaaattagtaacacCCACCTTATAGGGTTTTGAGGAATAACCTATATAATACTTGTTAGTACAGCACTGGTATAGAGTAAGCCCTCAATAAGAGGTGGTTATTATGTAGTCATTAAGAACAATGaggtcgggaattccctggcggtccagtggttaggactctggtgctttcactgctggggcccgggttcagtccctgcttggggaactaagatcccgcaagctgctcGGAgcgggccaaaaaaaaagaacaatgaggCAATGAGGTCAATCCATAAGTACAGACATGGAAAGATGCCTACAGTACAttaggaaaaaaagcaacatgcaGATCAATATGAGTAATATCCCAATTAggttaaatatcaaaataaagcaaaacagaaaacctgaatgtgtttatatatgtataggaAAATCTGGAAGGCTGCAAACTGATTGTTAATAATGGAGTTACCTTTCATAGTGTTGgattatcactttttaaattacatacttctttgtattatttttttttgccaaagacatgtattacttatataatttttaaattttgtttatttatttaatttatttttggctgtgttgggtcttcgctgctgggcgcgggctttctctaggtgcagcaagcgggagctactcttcgttgcggtgcgtgaacttctcattgcggtggcttctcttgttgcggagcacgggctctaggcacgtaggcttcagtagttgtggcacgtgggctcagtgcttgtggctcgagggctctagagcgcaggctcagtagttgtggcgcaccggcttagttgctccgcggcatgtgggatcttccccgaccagggctcggacACGTGTCCCcgccattggcaggtggattcttaaccaccacctataatttttttaaataagtaaaaaacgTGAATAACAAAAGCAGCACTGTAGCATTAGAATTGACTTGAACAGTTAGAGATGTTTAAATACAATTTtgttactttccttttatttttgtgacCTTAAGCTTAAAGTATGTTATTGAAATGTCATATAGATGaagatttttcaaatatatgaaaacGTAATGGATTTCCATAGCcggtttttccatattttaattttttcttttttatttccttttctttttatttatttttaaaaatttttcccatattttaattttgtatgaaGTTATTTTGAAGTACAATTCCATTTTCTACAATAATCAAGGATATAACTCCATTGGTCCAAAAGTAAATAGGTGAAGATTAGTATTTTTCACTTATTGTCAGGATATCTGTCTAATTTATTTTACTGtgacctcaatttttaaaaaaatacaaaaagaagggAAGATTGATTACAGATCTTGcaataaaaaaatccaaaatatattttgcttCATCTTTTACTCTATACAAATTATCACAATTTTATTGCTTACTCAGCGTCTTTGAATTTTgttagttttataaaatataaagtttcaAAAACCTTAAAATCTTTGATTTGGAATCATGCCATGACAATAAATAAATTGCTATTACCTAGAGGCCTAAACAGTTGGGTTTTTTCCCATAACCCTTTTTCTGTAGACCAACATATTTCAGTAATATCACAGATTTggaaagaaaagttattttaaattagaataaaattagaGTTTCTGTTTGTTAACATTTAGGGTACCCTTCAAATACAGAGTTGTAGAAAGACGGGAAGGAGGTTTAACTGCCCTTTATTGCGTGATGTGATAATACATAGTGGTTTGGTGGCAAATGTCAGAATATCTCACTGGGACAGACATAAATTCTGGAATTCACTCAGCAACATTGAATTTCATTGTGATGTTAGGAATATGCCCTAATATCTTAATTCACTGGGTAAATTATTTAAGTTAGTGAAttctaagatttttctctttgttctcttgCTGAGTAACAAATAGTTGTATTTTTCTTCGTGGATAGTTGAAAAAAGAATGTGAATAGCTCCTTAAaagtttttatattgattacctattgaaataatattttggatatattggcaTATTGGAATATCCAACAttgggataaataaaatatattcaaattaattttgcttatttttactttttaaaaatgtggctatTAGATaagttaaaattacatatgtggcttgctTGCATTTATAGCTcatggtatacatatatatatttttggccacgccacgcggcatatgggatcttagttccaggaccagggattgaacccactccccctacagtggaagcgcggagtcttaactactggacctccagggaagtcccgtgttaGCGTATTTTTGTTCAGTGCTGATCTGGAAGAACAGTGCTAgtgttaattttcttcctttgtaagtaatttgctttttgtttgcctggatgcctttttttctttaataccttcttaaaaatactgaaaaaatattgTATTAGCACTGGTCATTCTGGGCCATaccttatggttttttttttttccttgatatttatttttattgtggttaaaaatacataacattaaacttaccatcttgaccattttcaagtgtacagttcattaGTGTTaaaatctctagaactttttcttcttgcaaaacaaactctatacccattaaacactaattcccctcctcccctcccactcacaccttatgttttaaatataatttggtTAAGAAATTATAGCCAACTAATAATGGAAAGCTTGCAGGTTATCTACTAGTCATGTGTGTTTTTTCGCATTAGCAAATAGGCAAAGAAGTGTTTTAGTGCAGTTCTTTCTCCCCTaccatttctgattttagagcGCAGTTCACACTAAGAAGCAAAAATGTGTGCAAATTGTCCAGAAGGCATTTTTTTTCAAGGATTGTTAGTGTGTTTGGTGTTCCCATCTGCTGATGTGGCCACTCTAGGTCACTGTGCCCTGATCCACACCTCTGGGCAGCCTGGGCAAACAGGCAGAATGCTTTAGCTAGGCTGCAGATAGCAAGTTTGCTCTCTCTCTAGTCTAACTGGGGTTATTAGCGAGGTGCatttaaaagagaggaaaaaacaaaatttcgGTTGTCTTaagtttaattttccttttacctGATGAGGCATTTCTATTTTAAGTGCGCCAAGGAAGATCAGCTTTTCCCAGGAACTTGGCATTGACGCTTCTCCTGAAATGAAAAATCCCCTTTTCATTTGTGGATTATTgaccttaattttattttattttattttattttttaaaataaatttatttatttttggttgcgttgggtcttcgttgctgcgcgcgggctttctctagttgtggagagcaggggctactcttcgttgcggtgcgcgggcttctcattgcggtggcttctcttgttgtggagcacaggctctaggcacgcgggcttcagtagttgtggcgcacgggcttagttgctccacggcatgtgggatctccccagaccagggctcgaacccatgtcccctgcattggcaggtggattcttaaccactgcgccaccagggaagccctaattttagGTCTTTGTATATGTGTGCTCTTGATTTCTAATGCCAGGCAAGGCTACAGTTAGCTCTACACTGCTTTCTGGATAATTTCTTTTAATGTCACAGCTCCCCCAAAAATGGCATTTCCAATAGAACACTGTCATCTTTAACACTTTAACCCTGAAGCCATTAGTGCTCTTCTCTTGCTAGGATCAAATCTCCGTGGATTTCATTGTCCCCGCATCCCTCACCTGACTGCTCCCAGGTACTGGAAACTCAGCGTGTCCCACATTGAACTCAACCTGTACCATTCCAGACACCAAACCTGCTTCTCCCGGTTCTTTATTCATGATTTGGGCaagccatccatccatcaatgTAAATATCTTTCCCTTTTCTAATTTCACCTAAtgtataataaatgtataatgtctaatgtataaaaaatatattttactaaggTTCAACAGTAAATGACAAATTCTTTGAGATGGCTGCCTCTGCTTATGGCAACTAGGCACCTCCCCTCTCTATAAATTATGCACATGGAAAATAGGGCTAGTAAGTGCTAGACATAAATAATTGATAATTAAGCTTTCCTAAATGATGAATCGCACTGTTGTATCACTGCAGATGGCTGCCCTGTGTGTTTTCGTTTTGATGGGCAACTTTCAAGTCTTCCTCAGTGATTGCTTTGGTTTTGGCTGCTATCACTCTCAAATAATGTTTTCGTGCTTGTTATTTAATTAAAGAATTGCCTCACTTTGTGGCGAGTGATTTTATCCACGTTGTTTTGTTTAATAAGTGTTTCTAGACTAAAGCAGCTCCatgtgtagaaaatccaaa belongs to Eubalaena glacialis isolate mEubGla1 chromosome 19, mEubGla1.1.hap2.+ XY, whole genome shotgun sequence and includes:
- the LOC133080415 gene encoding NHP2-like protein 1 — protein: MIEADVNLKAYPLADAHLTKKLLDLVQQSCNYKQLRKGASEATKTLNRGISEFIVMAADAEPLEIILHVPLLCEDKNVPCVFVRSKQALGRAGGVSRPVIACSVTIKERSQLKQQIQSIQQSIERL